A genomic region of Leptospira mtsangambouensis contains the following coding sequences:
- the yajC gene encoding preprotein translocase subunit YajC → MLNFNFLTPEILILAQEEGAKSSLQSLIIIPIMLVAMYFLVILPNKKEEKKRKEMITNLQKGDNVVTNSGLHGKIVEFKDNNETVVLSVAANTNVTFETSAILKKKA, encoded by the coding sequence ATGCTCAATTTTAACTTTTTAACACCAGAAATCCTCATCCTTGCCCAAGAAGAAGGTGCAAAGTCGTCTCTCCAGTCACTCATCATCATTCCGATCATGTTAGTTGCTATGTACTTTCTTGTGATTCTTCCAAACAAAAAGGAAGAGAAAAAAAGAAAGGAGATGATCACGAACCTCCAAAAAGGGGACAACGTAGTCACAAATAGTGGCCTTCATGGAAAGATCGTAGAGTTCAAAGACAATAACGAAACAGTCGTTCTCAGTGTTGCTGCGAACACAAACGTAACTTTTGAAACTAGCGCTATTCTGAAGAAGAAAGCCTAA
- the secF gene encoding protein translocase subunit SecF has protein sequence MRNINFTKYKYFTLSFSFLAIVFGFVVTFGKYGGFAHSLDFNGGLRTVVELPADKSRSDLDGYFQSKNIEAVVILLEKEKNIYQLDIGLGSLATIEALYKEIPEANRESSTSAIDRFVQLLRYEYKLPKEKVLSADQVGAVVGGELTEVGITLLLTTLAIILLYLSIRSQFKFALASSIALVHDILMTLALIGFLQIKPSVPIIAALLTLLGYSINDKIVVFDRIRENAHGKDNLALSNIINVSITQTLGRTINTSFTTMISVVAIIVGGAVELYDFAFVLLFGVIVGTYSSIYIAAPISEIYDQLRKKRFV, from the coding sequence ATGCGTAATATCAATTTCACAAAGTATAAATACTTCACTCTTAGTTTTTCGTTTTTAGCGATTGTTTTTGGGTTTGTGGTCACCTTTGGTAAGTATGGTGGGTTTGCTCACTCACTTGATTTTAACGGTGGACTTCGTACTGTCGTGGAACTTCCGGCTGACAAATCTCGAAGTGATCTGGATGGATATTTCCAATCCAAAAACATTGAAGCCGTTGTGATTCTTTTGGAAAAAGAAAAGAATATTTACCAATTGGACATCGGGCTTGGATCTCTTGCTACCATTGAAGCTTTGTACAAAGAAATTCCAGAAGCAAATCGAGAGTCTTCGACTTCTGCAATTGATCGATTTGTGCAACTTCTAAGATACGAATACAAACTTCCTAAAGAAAAAGTTCTTTCGGCTGACCAAGTAGGTGCGGTTGTTGGTGGTGAGTTGACAGAAGTGGGAATCACACTCCTTCTCACAACACTTGCCATCATCCTTTTGTATTTGAGTATTCGTTCTCAGTTTAAGTTTGCATTGGCTTCTTCCATTGCGCTTGTTCACGATATTCTCATGACTTTGGCACTCATTGGATTTTTACAAATCAAACCAAGTGTTCCTATCATTGCGGCACTTCTCACTCTCCTTGGTTATTCCATTAACGATAAAATTGTGGTGTTTGACCGAATTAGAGAGAATGCCCATGGTAAAGACAATTTAGCACTTTCCAATATCATCAATGTTTCGATCACACAAACTTTGGGTAGAACCATCAATACTTCCTTTACAACTATGATTTCTGTTGTGGCGATCATTGTTGGTGGAGCAGTGGAATTGTATGATTTTGCTTTTGTTCTTCTTTTTGGTGTGATTGTTGGAACTTATTCTTCCATCTACATTGCAGCGCCTATTTCTGAGATCTACGACCAACTCAGGAAAAAACGATTCGTATAA
- the pgsA gene encoding CDP-diacylglycerol--glycerol-3-phosphate 3-phosphatidyltransferase, producing MEDWKTIANIPNLLTVLRVLALPFFIFSLFQKEWEYQIFAFVLFALASLTDLVDGYLARKWNQQTEFGKFLDPLADKFLVIGCFVTFLFIHEPIEVWMVVLIIGRDMLITFLRYIAVRSGNSLRTTMMGKVKTAFQMGAILMILVVFMLISGKRRAMINETYAMGKLSGYSTFEVASQHANEFYTLAKTTESLSFTDFFDSIASFVPYFGMLFTTFITVISGLRYIVTNYQLLTFANLKRIFYDRANS from the coding sequence GTGGAAGATTGGAAAACCATTGCCAATATTCCGAATTTGCTTACTGTACTTCGGGTTCTAGCACTTCCTTTTTTTATCTTTTCCCTTTTCCAAAAGGAATGGGAATACCAAATTTTTGCCTTTGTCCTCTTTGCTCTTGCTTCTCTCACTGATCTTGTGGATGGATACTTAGCACGTAAGTGGAACCAACAAACCGAGTTTGGAAAATTTCTCGATCCACTTGCTGATAAGTTTTTAGTCATTGGATGTTTTGTTACTTTTTTATTCATCCACGAACCCATCGAGGTATGGATGGTGGTGCTGATCATTGGGCGCGATATGCTCATCACCTTCCTACGTTACATTGCGGTTCGTTCGGGAAATAGCCTACGCACAACGATGATGGGAAAAGTAAAAACTGCCTTCCAGATGGGAGCCATCTTAATGATCCTGGTTGTGTTTATGCTCATCTCAGGTAAAAGAAGGGCTATGATCAACGAAACTTATGCCATGGGAAAACTTTCTGGGTATTCGACCTTTGAAGTTGCCTCACAACATGCTAATGAGTTTTATACCTTGGCCAAAACCACAGAGTCTTTGAGTTTTACAGACTTCTTTGATTCCATTGCTTCTTTTGTTCCTTATTTTGGAATGTTATTCACAACATTCATCACTGTCATTTCCGGGCTTCGTTATATTGTGACCAATTATCAGTTGTTAACTTTCGCAAACCTTAAAAGGATTTTTTATGACCGCGCCAACAGTTAA
- a CDS encoding riboflavin synthase, producing the protein MFTGLVETLGKVIKIEPVDSGIQFTIETEWENPDLKIGDSIAINGACMTVIEFSDLGNLFKFYASFKSLELTNLSRLGEGSPVNLERAMALGQRFGGHMVQGHVDGMAKVITRKQIEAEVEEFWVEIPKDLQRYFVKKGSVTLDGISLTVVDVKDGNIQLILIPETMEKTNANTWKKDQKLNVEVDVLAKYIENYLEQRS; encoded by the coding sequence ATGTTTACTGGTCTTGTTGAAACCCTCGGAAAAGTAATCAAAATCGAACCAGTTGATTCGGGAATTCAATTCACAATTGAAACCGAATGGGAAAATCCTGATTTAAAAATTGGAGATTCCATCGCCATCAATGGTGCTTGTATGACGGTCATTGAGTTTAGCGACTTGGGCAATTTATTCAAATTTTATGCATCTTTTAAATCCTTGGAACTTACCAACTTGTCTAGGTTAGGGGAAGGTTCGCCTGTCAATTTGGAAAGAGCAATGGCTCTGGGACAAAGGTTTGGCGGTCATATGGTCCAAGGCCATGTGGATGGAATGGCAAAGGTAATCACCCGTAAACAAATTGAAGCTGAAGTGGAAGAGTTTTGGGTAGAGATTCCCAAAGATCTACAACGTTATTTTGTCAAAAAAGGATCTGTGACCTTGGATGGAATCAGCTTAACTGTGGTTGATGTAAAAGATGGAAATATCCAACTCATTCTGATTCCCGAGACAATGGAAAAAACCAATGCAAACACTTGGAAAAAAGACCAAAAGTTGAATGTCGAAGTGGATGTACTGGCAAAGTACATTGAGAACTATTTGGAACAAAGATCCTGA
- a CDS encoding helix-turn-helix domain-containing protein: MNTKRVGQIIREAREDKKLSVKDVAKETNIAAKYIIALETEDYSQFPAETFALGFLKNYASYLKLDAAMLLNLYRGEQIEESQAPLEELTRPTTTPLNLDRNKIISLVSIFLFVISAYIIYISFEDSNSGSMDEETAEVGSTVETVASSDIPSGINFVSQSVPENASVPFILTEDRGVSFSVNNQQCKMFIKGVSNGKANLGFNIFPEKNVYFFQTAEGEETILSYRIEELSSLRRDIRVVTQAVTEKSAKVLVTLKEEREGAAVKSPVGDVPIQVTLFFSKPSYVEFVLDGQMGERGLVSAGEVKHLEARDRLEIKVGDGGAVEMVQNGKERSVLGKPGKLVKKIFIRKPNPYDSTQSIIGELGE; encoded by the coding sequence TTGAATACTAAACGAGTCGGTCAAATCATTCGAGAAGCAAGAGAAGATAAAAAACTATCTGTCAAAGATGTTGCGAAAGAAACAAATATCGCAGCCAAATACATCATTGCTTTGGAAACAGAAGATTATTCTCAATTTCCAGCAGAGACCTTTGCTCTCGGTTTTTTAAAAAACTATGCAAGTTATCTAAAGTTAGATGCTGCGATGTTACTCAACCTTTATCGTGGGGAACAAATTGAGGAATCACAAGCTCCTTTGGAAGAACTCACAAGACCGACGACTACACCTTTAAACTTAGATCGAAATAAAATCATTAGCCTTGTTTCCATTTTTCTTTTTGTGATCTCGGCTTATATCATCTATATTAGTTTTGAAGATTCCAACTCAGGATCAATGGATGAAGAAACAGCAGAAGTTGGTTCGACAGTAGAGACTGTAGCAAGTTCAGACATTCCATCTGGAATTAATTTTGTTTCTCAAAGTGTTCCAGAGAACGCCAGTGTACCTTTTATTTTAACAGAAGACCGTGGTGTAAGTTTTAGCGTCAACAACCAACAATGTAAGATGTTTATCAAAGGTGTTTCCAATGGGAAAGCAAACCTTGGATTTAATATTTTCCCTGAAAAAAATGTATATTTTTTCCAAACAGCAGAGGGAGAGGAAACCATCCTTTCCTATCGCATCGAGGAATTGTCTTCTCTACGTCGTGATATCCGTGTAGTGACCCAAGCTGTGACTGAAAAATCGGCCAAAGTTCTTGTGACACTGAAAGAAGAAAGAGAAGGGGCTGCTGTAAAATCTCCCGTGGGAGATGTTCCCATCCAAGTCACTTTATTTTTCTCTAAACCAAGTTACGTAGAATTTGTGTTAGATGGTCAAATGGGGGAAAGAGGCCTTGTTTCTGCCGGGGAAGTCAAACACTTAGAAGCTCGTGATCGCCTTGAAATCAAAGTAGGTGATGGTGGGGCTGTGGAAATGGTCCAAAACGGAAAGGAACGTTCGGTCCTTGGAAAACCTGGAAAACTCGTCAAAAAAATCTTCATTCGCAAACCAAATCCTTATGATTCAACTCAGTCCATTATTGGAGAGTTAGGCGAGTAA
- a CDS encoding dihydrofolate reductase family protein: MNAEKRKETYSLHSLLGFLAMGKTGANPPVSAVLTDETEAILASAHTQKFGGNHAERELYSRYPNISENQVLSVSLEPCTHFGKTPPCRDLVIERKPKEIKLGWKDPNPLVSSGDWEKYAESGISVTLDPMLAKVSLPFLQGFLHRIKTGRPWVWIKAATSIEGNYASKEKRKERVSSEEMDLYLQVFRAKMDAIAVGPGTVYVDSPSLHFRITEEMVLTQKPGIRVTELEPFFEAGAGLVSSLLSYTKDSEKLHRLEEEVYQPFRIFCLDENRLPSETFFAKQRELTEKFGVKKCIFFILTEDDSKPISNELEEQIKILSPYEGILIYHDEGDKFLEILGELGINTLLCEAGSFFPNFLQNELSEEDRILEIRNEKKSIPDGIPFVYHNEPLISEYKVGTNRIFIRKPQRSI, translated from the coding sequence ATGAATGCAGAGAAACGAAAGGAAACTTATTCTCTGCATTCTTTACTTGGGTTTTTGGCAATGGGAAAAACCGGAGCCAATCCCCCAGTTTCTGCCGTCCTAACGGATGAAACAGAAGCTATTCTTGCCAGTGCTCATACTCAAAAATTTGGTGGTAACCATGCGGAGCGGGAACTATATTCTCGTTATCCGAATATAAGTGAAAACCAAGTCCTTTCCGTTAGTTTAGAACCTTGTACCCATTTTGGAAAAACACCACCTTGCCGTGATTTGGTGATCGAAAGAAAACCGAAAGAAATCAAACTCGGATGGAAGGATCCCAATCCTTTAGTGTCTTCTGGAGATTGGGAAAAATATGCAGAGTCAGGCATTTCTGTAACTTTAGATCCCATGCTTGCAAAAGTATCCCTACCTTTTTTACAGGGTTTTTTACACAGAATCAAAACAGGGCGCCCTTGGGTTTGGATCAAAGCGGCCACTTCGATCGAAGGAAATTATGCTTCGAAAGAAAAGAGAAAGGAACGTGTGAGCTCGGAAGAGATGGATCTTTATTTGCAAGTTTTCCGTGCCAAAATGGATGCAATTGCAGTGGGTCCAGGAACCGTTTATGTTGATTCTCCATCACTTCATTTTCGAATTACAGAAGAAATGGTTCTTACGCAAAAACCAGGAATCCGGGTTACAGAATTAGAACCTTTTTTTGAAGCAGGTGCTGGGCTCGTCTCTTCATTGTTATCATACACAAAAGATTCTGAAAAGTTACATCGCCTAGAGGAAGAAGTTTACCAACCATTTCGTATCTTTTGTTTGGATGAGAATAGGTTGCCTTCTGAGACTTTTTTTGCAAAACAAAGGGAACTGACAGAAAAGTTTGGAGTCAAAAAATGTATTTTTTTTATTCTTACAGAGGACGATTCAAAACCTATTTCAAATGAATTGGAGGAACAAATCAAAATCCTTTCTCCTTATGAAGGAATTTTGATTTATCACGATGAAGGTGATAAGTTTTTAGAAATTCTAGGAGAACTCGGTATCAATACTTTGTTATGTGAAGCCGGAAGTTTTTTCCCAAACTTCCTTCAAAATGAACTTTCAGAGGAAGATCGGATTTTGGAGATTCGAAACGAAAAAAAATCCATTCCTGATGGAATTCCTTTTGTTTATCACAATGAACCGCTGATTTCTGAATACAAAGTCGGAACAAACCGTATATTTATCAGAAAACCACAAAGGAGCATCTAG
- the secD gene encoding protein translocase subunit SecD has product MQSYRLLILPFLILAVSFTILYPNFADRTLKIVVREDVYSLPGANQKELVNALFDRWAKDYGKTSGWTIEPQGTLPPKENPFYIVKGRFITSAKINQISQENQSLVSESKNKLEPTWIEETIRGGKSLSIKLGLDLQGGMRVVLKGDFDDYTSKLKDLYAKEITELNLTLSNPATKPEEKEKAKSRLAEIESSFDLSPMRKIVELEKAKMIIDNRLTTQNLTEPQVRIQKEQDAIEVSLPGVSNSAAILEILQNTETVEYRLEEPTPFLYKSQIADNERRMMDLGKRENTDIFLFQELVKNKAGKKAQDEFLEGLEKKYNIPKDFKVYAMWARGNAAKSALLPRSFVVLERKIALSGNDMTNAQPSYNSNSYGWMVSFTLTPNGAEKFFDLTSQNRGRNLAIVWGDKVISNPVINDPIAGGRAEISGSFSEQEAIRLANVISEGALPIPLSVLEMRFIGPTLGIESIEVGVKAVAIGFFLVMIYMIFYYRLGGFIADLSLLVNLIILAALLTLMDFTLTLPGIAGIILTAGMAVDANVIIYERIREEIEEGRALSIAVTRGFENAFWTIMDANVTTLIAGILMIRLGNGPIKGFAITLCWGIVTTLFTSLFLSRLFMELAVNRMGVHHLNLRPFFFGKKETTNA; this is encoded by the coding sequence TTGCAATCGTATCGACTATTGATTCTTCCTTTTTTGATTCTGGCGGTTTCCTTTACCATTTTGTATCCGAACTTCGCCGATCGTACGTTAAAGATTGTTGTGAGAGAAGATGTTTACTCTCTTCCTGGAGCAAATCAAAAAGAATTGGTAAATGCCCTTTTTGATCGTTGGGCGAAAGATTATGGCAAAACTTCTGGTTGGACCATTGAACCACAAGGCACCCTTCCTCCTAAAGAGAATCCTTTTTATATAGTAAAAGGGCGATTCATTACTTCTGCAAAGATCAACCAAATCTCCCAAGAAAATCAGTCTTTGGTCAGTGAATCCAAAAACAAACTAGAACCTACATGGATTGAGGAAACAATTCGTGGTGGTAAATCTTTATCCATTAAGTTGGGTCTAGATTTACAGGGTGGAATGCGAGTGGTCCTCAAAGGTGACTTTGATGATTATACTTCTAAACTCAAAGACCTTTACGCAAAAGAAATAACTGAACTGAACCTAACACTCAGTAACCCAGCAACAAAACCAGAAGAAAAAGAAAAAGCAAAATCAAGACTCGCCGAAATTGAATCTAGTTTTGATCTTTCTCCCATGCGCAAAATTGTAGAATTAGAAAAAGCGAAGATGATCATTGACAATCGTCTGACGACTCAAAACCTAACAGAGCCACAGGTTCGTATCCAAAAAGAACAAGATGCGATTGAAGTTTCTCTTCCAGGTGTATCCAATTCAGCAGCCATTTTAGAAATTCTACAAAACACCGAAACGGTAGAATATCGTTTGGAAGAACCAACTCCTTTCCTATATAAAAGCCAAATTGCTGACAACGAACGTCGTATGATGGATTTAGGAAAAAGAGAAAACACCGATATTTTCTTATTCCAAGAACTTGTAAAAAACAAAGCGGGCAAAAAAGCCCAAGATGAGTTTTTAGAAGGTCTAGAAAAAAAATACAATATCCCTAAAGACTTTAAAGTTTATGCAATGTGGGCGCGTGGAAATGCAGCAAAGTCTGCACTTTTACCTCGTAGTTTTGTGGTTTTGGAACGTAAAATTGCTTTGTCTGGCAATGATATGACCAATGCCCAACCATCTTATAACTCAAACTCTTATGGATGGATGGTTAGTTTTACTCTCACTCCGAACGGAGCCGAAAAGTTTTTTGATCTTACTTCACAAAATCGTGGTCGTAACCTAGCGATTGTTTGGGGAGATAAAGTTATCTCCAATCCAGTTATCAATGACCCAATCGCTGGTGGTCGGGCAGAAATTTCTGGAAGTTTTTCGGAACAAGAAGCCATTCGATTGGCGAACGTAATTTCTGAAGGAGCACTTCCCATTCCACTTTCCGTTTTGGAGATGCGATTCATTGGACCAACTCTTGGAATTGAATCCATCGAAGTGGGTGTAAAAGCTGTTGCCATTGGATTTTTCCTAGTAATGATTTATATGATCTTCTATTACAGGTTAGGTGGTTTTATCGCTGACTTATCGCTTCTTGTAAACTTGATCATTTTAGCTGCTCTTCTTACATTGATGGACTTTACTTTGACTCTTCCTGGTATTGCCGGGATCATTTTGACGGCAGGTATGGCCGTGGATGCAAACGTAATCATTTATGAAAGGATCAGAGAAGAGATAGAAGAAGGTAGGGCACTTTCGATTGCTGTGACCCGTGGTTTTGAAAACGCATTTTGGACCATTATGGATGCGAACGTAACCACTCTGATTGCGGGGATTTTAATGATTCGACTTGGTAACGGACCAATCAAAGGTTTTGCGATCACTCTTTGTTGGGGGATTGTCACAACTCTATTTACCTCTCTTTTCCTCTCCAGATTATTTATGGAGTTAGCAGTGAACCGAATGGGCGTTCATCATTTAAATTTAAGACCTTTCTTCTTTGGAAAAAAGGAGACTACAAATGCGTAA
- a CDS encoding MiaB/RimO family radical SAM methylthiotransferase translates to MPKLKEKTEETPKSFFITTLGCPKNTVDSMAMHQSLLKEGLLPAAGPEASDFHLVNTCTFIQDATKETIQTILDSIDIKKKNKQKLVVVGCFAERAGKEISDDLPEVDLHFGTGKYDKAGEILRKSFPLDFKDLSEFNEDLLERLVTSKGIENYSKPYSYVKISDGCNRGCHFCIIPNLRGKYRDTDITDVLSQTKLAVKAGSKEICLVSQDTVFYGKDTDKLLDLVRSVADVDGVELLRLLYLYPDKKTEKLLDLYGEIPKIAPYLESPLQHVSKSVLKSMNRTGEYSYFKSLFQKARDLRPDLEIRTSFILGFPGETMEDVEEIIRFVEDVKPEKVNLFPYSPQDGTKGATMDGQLKDKEIARRVNLVRDAYLGTLKSIHQNRIGKLYPAVVDEVLEKGAIVRRFQDAPEIDEVVYVEEEGLKVGQFGQVRVDSFYELDMSGTWVV, encoded by the coding sequence ATGCCAAAGCTAAAAGAAAAAACGGAAGAGACACCGAAGTCGTTTTTTATCACGACTCTCGGTTGTCCCAAAAATACCGTCGATTCGATGGCCATGCACCAGTCACTTTTGAAAGAAGGTCTTCTTCCTGCGGCTGGCCCCGAAGCAAGTGACTTCCACTTGGTGAATACTTGTACTTTTATCCAAGATGCCACCAAAGAAACCATTCAAACCATTTTAGATTCCATTGATATCAAAAAGAAAAACAAACAAAAGTTAGTTGTTGTTGGTTGTTTTGCAGAACGGGCAGGAAAAGAAATTTCCGATGACCTTCCTGAAGTGGACCTTCATTTTGGAACTGGGAAATATGACAAAGCAGGGGAGATCCTTAGGAAAAGTTTCCCTCTAGATTTTAAAGATCTTTCTGAATTCAATGAAGACCTCCTGGAAAGACTAGTTACCAGCAAGGGAATCGAAAATTATTCCAAACCGTATTCCTACGTAAAAATTTCTGATGGTTGCAACCGTGGTTGTCACTTCTGTATCATTCCTAACTTACGCGGAAAGTATCGCGATACAGATATTACCGATGTATTATCGCAAACGAAATTAGCAGTGAAAGCGGGATCGAAAGAGATCTGTCTTGTTTCCCAAGATACTGTGTTTTATGGAAAGGATACGGATAAACTTTTGGATTTGGTTCGTTCTGTTGCGGATGTGGATGGTGTGGAACTCCTTCGTCTCCTCTATTTGTATCCGGATAAAAAAACAGAAAAGTTACTCGATCTTTACGGTGAAATTCCTAAAATTGCCCCGTATTTGGAAAGCCCTTTGCAACATGTTTCCAAATCCGTTTTAAAATCCATGAACCGCACTGGTGAATATTCTTATTTCAAATCTCTCTTCCAAAAGGCAAGGGACCTAAGGCCCGATTTGGAAATTCGAACTTCCTTTATTTTGGGTTTCCCTGGGGAAACGATGGAAGATGTGGAAGAAATCATTCGGTTTGTGGAAGACGTAAAACCAGAAAAGGTAAATTTATTTCCTTATTCCCCGCAAGACGGAACCAAGGGTGCTACGATGGATGGGCAACTCAAAGACAAAGAGATTGCTCGTCGTGTGAATCTTGTCCGGGATGCGTATCTTGGGACTTTAAAATCCATCCACCAAAATCGAATTGGAAAATTATATCCTGCCGTTGTGGATGAGGTTTTGGAGAAAGGTGCTATTGTTCGCCGTTTCCAAGATGCTCCAGAAATTGATGAAGTGGTTTATGTTGAAGAAGAAGGTCTAAAGGTTGGTCAGTTTGGTCAGGTAAGAGTGGACTCTTTTTATGAACTCGATATGTCGGGGACTTGGGTGGTTTAG
- the trpD gene encoding anthranilate phosphoribosyltransferase, translating to MTAPTVKEILGQVVSGHHLVDDHAELFLSEVMDGKVPEPVLASFLTAMKMKGETTDELYGFVRAMRNHAIKPSKKFDFDFLDTCGTGGDGKGTLNVSTLSALTLASLGFKVAKHGNRSVSSLSGSSDILSGLGYKLDQSTADSESEFLRTGFVFLFAPAWHPAMKYAGPVRTALGFRTFFNLIGPLSNPFAPSHQMVGVYDKSLCLPMAEILGRLGSKRAIVCHSRDGLDEFSIFEETDFAYFDGKDTKELTFDPKELGLNAKELDRNTVFSSSKEGAESLFRAVLDPSESTGGTSMVALNAGVAMFLLGATKDIRTGYETAKAAILEKKVLRFVRETLNLR from the coding sequence ATGACCGCGCCAACAGTTAAAGAAATACTCGGACAAGTTGTTTCTGGACACCACCTTGTGGATGACCATGCCGAACTTTTTTTAAGTGAGGTCATGGACGGAAAAGTTCCAGAACCTGTTCTTGCTTCTTTTCTCACCGCCATGAAAATGAAGGGAGAAACAACGGACGAATTGTACGGATTTGTTCGGGCGATGCGTAACCATGCCATCAAACCTTCTAAGAAGTTTGATTTTGATTTTTTGGATACTTGTGGGACAGGGGGAGATGGAAAGGGAACTTTGAATGTTTCGACTCTTTCGGCTCTCACTCTAGCAAGCCTTGGATTCAAAGTGGCCAAACATGGGAATCGTTCGGTTTCTTCTCTTTCCGGAAGTTCCGATATTTTATCGGGACTCGGATACAAACTAGACCAGTCCACAGCAGATTCTGAATCGGAATTCTTACGCACAGGATTTGTATTTTTGTTTGCTCCCGCTTGGCACCCAGCCATGAAATACGCAGGACCTGTTCGTACAGCCTTGGGCTTTCGCACTTTTTTCAATTTGATTGGACCTCTTTCCAATCCTTTCGCACCGTCTCACCAAATGGTCGGGGTTTACGATAAATCTCTCTGTTTGCCGATGGCGGAAATTTTAGGAAGGCTTGGCTCGAAACGGGCCATTGTCTGCCATTCGCGAGATGGACTGGATGAATTTTCCATCTTTGAAGAAACGGATTTTGCCTATTTTGATGGAAAGGATACCAAGGAACTCACCTTTGACCCGAAAGAACTTGGCCTAAATGCCAAGGAATTGGACAGAAATACAGTGTTCTCTTCTTCAAAAGAGGGGGCAGAGTCCTTATTCCGAGCGGTTCTGGATCCTAGCGAATCCACCGGGGGCACTTCTATGGTGGCACTCAATGCGGGTGTTGCTATGTTTTTGCTAGGGGCCACAAAGGATATACGAACAGGATACGAAACTGCCAAAGCGGCCATCTTAGAGAAAAAAGTTCTCCGATTCGTTCGTGAAACATTGAATTTAAGATAA
- a CDS encoding SRP-less Sec system protein, producing MKKLFLITVSICFSASLLAQEGLDFLDKVNDKPKSTTTKPKEETNVTTTKKQTNVVTTTGTTTGKKKKSKKKSKQNQLTSETLPQNTNLVSNPNSNTTVPVTDKSLPGLDKPLAVVEEEEVVSNGMWMDSNVSVEPTGLPGFASDLKMGKTESGSVETNLSSNKETGKSLFNFSDFFAKYKKAMMILGIIILFAFYRLRSARPGSSSRSYRR from the coding sequence ATGAAGAAACTCTTCTTAATTACCGTATCAATTTGTTTTTCGGCTTCCCTCCTCGCACAGGAGGGTTTGGATTTTTTAGATAAGGTAAATGATAAACCTAAATCGACAACTACCAAACCCAAAGAAGAAACCAATGTAACCACAACCAAAAAACAAACAAATGTTGTGACTACAACCGGAACCACTACGGGTAAAAAGAAGAAATCTAAAAAGAAATCCAAACAAAACCAACTCACCAGCGAGACTCTTCCTCAAAACACAAACTTAGTTTCCAATCCTAATTCGAATACAACTGTTCCTGTAACAGACAAATCCCTTCCTGGCTTAGACAAACCACTCGCTGTGGTAGAAGAAGAGGAAGTGGTGAGTAACGGTATGTGGATGGATTCAAATGTTTCCGTGGAACCAACTGGACTTCCTGGTTTTGCTTCCGATTTAAAAATGGGAAAAACAGAAAGTGGAAGTGTTGAAACAAACCTCTCTTCCAACAAAGAAACTGGAAAATCTCTTTTTAATTTCTCTGATTTTTTTGCTAAATATAAAAAAGCGATGATGATCCTTGGGATTATCATTCTCTTTGCGTTTTATAGACTTAGATCCGCACGCCCGGGATCTAGCAGTCGTTCTTATAGAAGATAA
- a CDS encoding LolA family protein — protein sequence MKVWIGSLLLVLGVSLGAQTSPAHNWHSPSEVVKKIKKNFSDINSYSADFLIKTEDNKKEKQMRGKCFYKRPGKIRYNFAEPEGDEIVSDGKTLHIFIKRLGAVGKQDLTLDRKNTSGPIFTTNSPDGLNRLFRKYHYKFDTIEQPRSMGDVTKYFVLDLDQREKIGGFEKMKLFVDSESYLIKKAVATDGRGKVTTISFSNINFSEEIQDGVFNFHMSGNAKIVNNPLVSEN from the coding sequence ATGAAAGTATGGATCGGATCTTTGTTACTTGTCTTGGGTGTTTCTCTTGGTGCCCAAACAAGTCCGGCTCACAATTGGCATTCACCCTCCGAAGTGGTGAAAAAGATAAAGAAAAACTTTAGTGATATCAATTCCTATTCGGCTGATTTTCTCATCAAAACAGAAGACAACAAAAAGGAAAAACAGATGCGTGGGAAATGTTTTTACAAACGTCCCGGAAAAATCAGATACAACTTCGCTGAACCGGAAGGTGACGAAATTGTGTCCGATGGAAAAACGCTTCATATCTTTATCAAGCGGTTAGGTGCTGTTGGAAAACAAGATTTAACCCTCGATCGTAAAAATACCTCTGGACCTATCTTTACAACCAATAGCCCTGATGGACTCAACCGCCTCTTTCGTAAATATCATTATAAATTTGATACCATTGAACAACCTCGTTCGATGGGTGATGTTACCAAATACTTTGTGTTGGACCTTGACCAAAGAGAAAAGATTGGTGGGTTCGAAAAGATGAAACTCTTTGTAGATTCTGAATCTTACTTAATCAAAAAAGCAGTGGCCACTGATGGTCGTGGGAAAGTTACCACCATTTCATTTTCCAATATTAATTTTTCTGAAGAAATCCAAGACGGGGTTTTCAATTTTCATATGAGCGGAAACGCGAAGATTGTCAACAACCCACTTGTCTCCGAGAACTAA